The segment TCGATCACCCAGAAACCCAGCTCGTCGGTGAGGTCGAAGAACCGGGGGTGGGGCGGGTAGTGGGAGGTGCGGATCGCGTTGATGTTCGCCCGCTTCATGAGGGTGAGGTCGGCGCGCAGGAAGTCCTCGTCGAAGACGCGACCCAGGTCCGGATTAGTTTCGTGGCGGTTGACCCCGCGTAGCTTCACCCGCCTGCCGTTGATGAGGAAGGCTGGATCGGCGCCCTTGACCACCTCGACGCGGCGGAAACCCACACGTAGCGCGCGCTTCTCCTCGCCGGTCCATGCCCGCACGTCGTACAGGCGCGGCACCTCGGCGCTCCACGGCTCCACTTCGCCCACCTCCAGGCGGGTCCATTGCCCCGCGGGCACCTCCGCCGTGACGCCGAGCTCGGCGATGTCGACGGTCACCGGGCTGGCGGCGAGCACGGCGAGCGTGCCGAGCCCCGAGGCCGGGTCGAAGTCCGCCACGACCCTCAGGTCGCTGATTCGTCCGGCGGGTTCGAAAAGTAGCGTGACGTCGCGGAAGATGCCCGGTAGCCACCACTGGTCCTGGTCCTCCACGTATGTCATCGCCGACCACTGCGAGACGAGCACGCGGATGGTGTTCTCGCCCTGGCGAAGCATGCCGCGCAGGTCGAACTCGTTGCGGTTCCGCGACCCGCGCACGACCCCGACCTCAGCGCCATTGACCTTCACCCGCGCGATTGACTCAACACCGTCGAAGCGCAGAACCGGCCATGGGGCGGCGGCTTGCTCGGCGCTGAGGGTGAAGGCGCGCTGGTACTCGCCGGTCGGATTGAGTTCGGGCACGTCGGGCGCGGTGATGGGGAAGGGGAAGGCGACGTTCGTGTAGATCGGTGCGCCGCGCTCGAAGCTGTGGCGTGGATGGTAGCTGGCCGAGCGCGGCTGCTCGTCCTCGGGCGAGGTCAGTACCCAGTGCGAGGGGACGAAAATCGTCTCCCAGGTGGTGTCTGGGCCGGTGGCCGGCGCGTCGGCGGTAGCGTGAAGTCGGAAATCCCAACGCCCGTTGAGGGAAAGAGTGGGGACAGAGGACGAGGAAACGTATGGGCGCGGCTTCATGATCGCGCCGGTCGAGGGCGCAACCTCGGTCAGATACACGATGACTCCTTGGCTTGGGAAGTACCGACTGTGGTGTCTACTTCCCTATTATCACGTGTGGGCATCACGTGTGGGCCGTCAGGAAAAGGTGTTTCGGGCAATCGTGGTGGCGACGCGCCGAGGACTCAGGCGGTGAACTCGACGTCGTCGCCGATGAACTTGCTGACCGTTTCGGCGCACGTGACCCCGTCCGCGTCGACGAACGAGGTCTCAAGGTTGAGGAGTGCGGCGGGCTCGCGCAGGTGGAGCTGGGCGGCCTCGTCGGCGGTGGCGATGGTGGCCCTGATGGTGCGCGTGGTGACGAGCTGGCGATGGTGGTCCCAGTGATCGCCTGCGAGGATATCAGCGAGGTCGAGGGACAGGTCGAGGCCCAGGATGCCGGGGAAGAGGTCGGCCCGAACGATCCCGACCTCGATGCCGACCAGCTTGGTGTGGGCGTCGTCGAGGTAGTGGGCGCGTTGGATGCGTGCGACGAATGGTTCGTCAGTGGTGCGCAGGAGCTCGCGCTCGGCGTCGTCGGCAACCTCAAGGGCGGCTGAGATGAGCTTGGCGTGGGTGAGGGGTGCGGCCGGAGCGAGGCATGGTTCGTGTGGCGATGGCGTTCGGCGGCTGGCGGGAGGCGTGGAGGCGCGCTCCGTGACGAAGGTGCCGCGGCCGGGGATGCCGATCGTTAGGCCGTTTTGGCTGAGGAGCATGAGGGCGCGGCGGACGGTCATGGGCGAGACGTTGAATGACGAGGCGAGCTTGACCTCGCTCTCCAGGCGCTCCCCGGGGCTCATCTGCGCGATGCGCTCCACGAGGGCGTCGTAGACCTTCGAGTACTTCGGCTCCATGAACCCATCCTCTGATAACAAGCTATTGACAATCAGTGTACAGCAACCCTAGGGTGGTTTCTATCCACCCTAGGGCGGCGCCCTTCCCTTCTTCACTAAGGAAACCTCAATGACGAGTCATGGAATATCCTATTCGGTTTCGGGCCGCGAAGAGAGGGGTGTGATCGTTGCTTTTCATGGAGTAACCGACAACGCGGCGTCGTTATCCGACCTCGCTCGCCACTGGAACGGCGAGTGGAAGGTATACCTGGTGGACACCCTAGGGCACGGACTTTCGCGACAGTTCGACGACGCCGAACTCGCGGACCCCTTTCCCGCGATGGTCGCGGCCGCCCGGTCGATCGTGATCGAAGCGGCGCGCCATTCGGTGAGCCGGAAGGTGGTACTCATGGGCCACTCCCTCGGCGGAGCCATCGCGGTCACGATCGCGCGGGACGTGCCGGACCTGATTCAGGCACTCGTGCTGGAGGACCCGGCGCTCTTGACCGACGAACAGAGCAAGCTCTACCGCGACACGGCCGGCGACCTCGTCAAGCGCCAGGAGCTCGTGACCGAACACGTGGGCGAGGCGATCACCGAGCTCATGAAAGTGTATTCGGCGTGGCCGCCATCCGAGTACGGTGCCTGGGCGCAGGGCAAGACCCAGGTGGATCGGCGCTTCGTCGCCACCGGAGTGGTGGGTGCCTGCGGGCGGAAGATCCTCGCCGATCTGACCGTCCCCACGCTCCTGGTCACGGGCGACCGAGACGACGTGCTGTTCGGCAAGGCCGGACAGGCCCAGCTCGAGGCCCTCGGCAATTCGCACATCAGCTCGATCCTCATCTCCGATGCCACGCACACGGTCCGCAGGGATCAGTCCGAGGAGTTCTATCGGGTGGTGGGGGCATTCCTGCGCCGATACGGCGGGCGACCCGCACAGCCGGGCGCCTACATCGCGGACGAGCTCGCCGGCGTCATCGACGCGACGCCGGCGCAGGACACCGAGCACTACCTCCAGATGCGCCGCGAGGGTGAGCAACTCCTGGCCGACGTCCGCCCGGGTGAGGGGATCCGGGCACAGGACGTCGTCGTCGAAGGCGGGCAGACCGTCCGCTGCCTGAGCGGTGAGGGCGAACCGAGAGCGGCCGTGTGCTCCATCCACGGCGGCGGGTACGTGGCCGGGGCGGCGCGGTACGACGACGCCCGCAACAGCGAACTCGTCGAGCTCTTCGGTGGGGCGATCGTGGCCAGTCCGGACTACCGCCTGGCACCGGAGCATCCATGGCCCGCAGGCGCGGCTGACTGCGCCCGCGCGTTGACCTACCTGGCCCGCACCTACCCCGACCTCCCGCTCTACGTCTACGGCGATTCAGCCGGGGCCGGGTTGGTGCAGCAGGCGATCGAACTCCTAGCCAACGACGGAGAGCAGATCCGCATCGAGCGTGTCATCTTGCTGGAGCCGTGCCTGGAGCCGGGGATGGCCACCGGGTCCTTCGCAACTTACGCACACGGTCCGATCTGGACACGCGAGGCCTCGACGGCGGCGTGGCGCCACTACCTGGGCGACCTGCGCACCACCCCACCCTACGTGCCCTCGCGAAGGGCCGCGGCGCTGATGCCGCCCGCCCTCGTCGTCGTCAATCCCGCCGATCCCCTCCGCGATGAGGGCATCCGCCTGGCCAAGGACCTCGCCGACGCCGGCGTCCCGGTCGAACTGCACATGTTCGCGGGCACGTTCCACGGGGCGTTGTCCGTGCCGGAATCACACACGTGGGAGCGAGTGAAAGCCACGATTCGGTCTTTCCTCGCCACGTCAATAAACAACTCACACACAGGTATGTAGAAGGGTTCCTTATGAGTAGCAACAATAGGCTCCTGCAAATTGCAGGGGCGGCCGCGCTAGGCGGCTTCCTTTTCGGTTTCGACGTGGCCGTCATCAACGGCGCGATCGGTTCGGTCTCGGGCCCCGAGACCGGGTTCGGGCTGGCCTCTTGGGAGACGGGCGTCATCGTGTCGATCGTGAGCCTCGGCGCCGCGATCGGCGCGGCCATCGCGGGTGGAATTGCGAACCGCATTGGGCGCGTCAAGGTCATGATCGCCGCGGCGGTTCTCTTCGCGATCTCGGCCCTGATGAGCGGGCTGTCCTTCAGCTTCCTAGCACTGGTGGTGTGGCGACTCGTGGGTGGCTTCGGCGTCGGCATCTCGGCGGTGATCGCGCCCGCCTACATCGCCGAGATCGCGCCCGCCGATAAGCGCGGGCGACTCGGAACCCTCCAGCAGTTGGCGATCGCCTTCGGTATCTTCGGTGCGTTCATCACGAACTTCATCCTGGTCAAGGTCACCGGATCCGCCGACGCCGAGGCGTGGTTCGGCCTTACCACCTGGCGCTGGATGTTCATCAGCGAGCTGCTACCCGCGTTGCTGTACGGAGGCTTCGTCCTCTTCCTGCCGGAGTCGCCTCGCTACCTCGTGTCGATTGGGGAAGACGCGAAGGCGGAGAGAGTTATCGTGAACGTCGGCTCGGACGGGGATCCCCAGGGGCGCATCGAGGAGATCCGCGCCTCGCTGTCGGACCACCGGCCACGCTTCGCTGACCTGCGCGACGAAAAATACGGCCTGCGACCCGTGGTGTGGGTGGCGCTCGCCTTTGCCTTCCTTATCCAGATGGCCGGCATCAACAACGTCCTGCTCTACGCGACGGATCTGTGGACTACGGTCGGGTTCGCCGGCAATCTCTCCGTCTTTATTCCCGTGCTCACCTCGGTGATCGGCATTGTCATGACGCTGGTCGGCATGGCGGTGATTGACCGGATCGGCCGCCGTCCGCTCCTGCTGTGGGGCGCGGTTGGCATGTTCGTGGCGATGGTGGTCGCGGCGGTGACCTTCACCCAGGGCACGCTCACCGATGCCGGCACGCTCGACCTGAGCGGGGCGTGGGCGTTCGTCGCACTGGTGAGCGTGCACCTGGTCTACATCATCTTCTGCGGCACGTGGGGCGTGGTGCTATGGGTGTTCTTGGGCGAGATCTTCCCCAACCAGATCCGCACCGCGGGCCTCGGGCTGGCAACGGCCGGCAACTGGATCGGCGGAACACTCATCACCTTCCTTTTCCCGGTCACCAAGGAGTACATCGGCCTGTCCGGCACCTACTTCTCCTACGCCGTGGTGGCGGCCATCCTCATCTGGCTGGTCGTTAAGCACATCCCGGAGACCAAGGGTGTAGAGCTGGAGGAAATGACCTACGACCTCAAGCAAGGCGGCTCGGAGTAAGGGCTCACAGCGGATGCCGCATTAGTCGGTGCCAGATAGTAACAAGACAGGGATAAGACAGGGCTAAGAGGGGGCTCGGCGGGTGTTGTGCTCGTTGGGCCCCCTCTTGGCCCCCTCTTGGCCCCGGTAATCTGCTCTTCGCAGGTGGTGTGTAGTGTGGAGTGGAGATCCGCTGGTCTCGAGTTGTGCGCGGGTGACGGCGTGCAAGTTGCGCCCGCCGAGGGTGGCGCCTCGTCGGCGGTGCCCCCGACCGCGCCCCGACATAACTCAGGAATCTGAGGACCACCGGGCCCGTATAGCGATCGGCAGTCGGTATATTCAAGTGAAGTGTCGGGGGAAGGCTCGCGCCGGCCGGCTATGCCGTCGCTTTCTCCTCCTCGCTTAGTCGACGGTAGCTGAGGGCACCGGAGGGGCAGGCGTTGATCTGGGCCACGAGTTCGTCGGTTGTGGCATTGAGTGGCTTGATCCAGGGGCGCTCCTTGGGGTTGTAGACCTGGGGCAGCGTGCGCCAGCAGATCGTGGAGTGTTGGCAGAGCTCGGGCTTCCAGATGATAGCGATGTCTTTGCCTTTGTATTCTTTCATGAAGATCCTCTCGCAAACTCATTCCCACATTAGTCCTACTGGTCAGGAGATGCGAGGGCGCCGGAGGGCTTGACACAACCCCCAAAGTAGTTTAGGATTCAACTAAAAGTTGCGAGGAAGAGATCCCCGCGCATGATGAGGAGAGAATCTCATGGCAACAATCAACGCCGGCGACGCAATGATGAAAGTCCTCCACAGCTGGGGCGTTACGCGCATCTACGGTCTTCCGGGCGGATCGCTCGATTCTACGATGAACTCTATCCACAACTACAGGGACACGATCCGGTACGTGGGCGTGCGTCACGAGGAGGACGGCTCGCTTGCCGCGGTGGCGGAAGCCAAGCTGACCGGCAGGATCGGCGTCATGCTCGGGTCGGCCGGCCCGGGCGCGGCACACCTTATCAACGGCCTGTACGACGCCAAGATTGACTCCATCCCCGTGCTTGCCATCGTCGGCCAGGTCCCCACCTCGAACATGAACAAGGACTTCTTCCAGGAGATGCCGGAGAACCCCATGTTCGCCGACGTCGCCGTCTACAACCGCACCGTCATGACCCCGGCCCAGCTGCCCATGGTCATCGATAAGGCCATCGCTGCCGCCTACGAAAAGCGCGGCCCGGCCGTCGTCGTCATCCCGAAGGACTTGGCCTGGGCGGAGGTGGAAGACACCTACGTCTCGAGTGCGGGCGTCTACCGCGAGGTCGCCTGGGAGCGCCCCGCCGCACACGACGACGTCGTAGCGGCCGCCGACCTCCTCATCGGTGCGCGCCGCCCCTACATCTACTTCGGGCAGGGTGCGAAGGGTGCGGCCGACGAGCTACGCGAGCTGTCCGACCTCCTGCAGGTTCCGCTTGGTTCGACCTACCTGGCCAAGCCCATCCTTGAGGGCGACGAGAAGGCCTGGATGCTCTCCACCGGCCGCGTGGCCACCAAGCCGGGCGTGGACGGTGCGTTCCATGCCGACGCCGTCGTCTTCATCGGCACCAACTTCGAGTTCCCGATGTTCAACCCGAAGGCCACGTTCGTCGACGTCAATATCCGCCCCTCCGTGATCGGCGACCGCCACCCCGCCTACCTCGGCATCCTCGCCGACGCCCCGACCTTCCTGCGCCAACTGCTGGCGGAGGTCAAGGCGCGCAAGGCGGCGGGGGAGGACCTGACCTCCGCGCACCGGGACTGGTACGACGCGATGGTTGAGGATCGCGCCGAGTGGGACGCTTGGATCGCCCGGAACGCCGAGCGGGTGGAGGAGTCGCCGGCCCGTTTTGAAGCGATCTACAAGGTGATCAACGAGGTCGCGGCCGACGACGCCGTGTTCGGTGTCGACGTCGGCAACGTCAACATTGCCACCGGCCGTTTCCTCGACCTGGGCAAGGGGCGCACATTCGTCACCTCCCCGCTGTACGCGACGATGGGCTTCGGTCTGCCGGCCGGCCTCGCCGCCGGGCTGTCCTATCCGGGGCGTGAGGTGTGGACGCTGGCCGGCGACGGCGGCGCCGCCATGACGATCACCGATCTTGTTGCGCAGCGCGAGCAGGGTCTGGGGATTATCAACGTGGTGTTCACGAACAAGTCGTTGGGCTTCATCGAGGCCGAGCAGGACGATACTCGCCAGCCGCACTCCGGCGTGGCCCTGTCCGACATCGACTTCGCTCAGGTTGCCCGCGGTCTTGGCGTCAAGGGCTACACCGCCCGCACGGCCGCCGAATTTGCGCGGATCGCGGACGAGGTCAAGGGGACGAAGGAACCGGTGCTCATTGACGTGAAGATCACCAACGACCGCCTCCTGCCGGTGGAGAAGCTCGCTTTCGCGCCGCAGGCCGCCCGCGAGCTCCTCGCCCAGTACGACGCCGCCGAGCTAACCCCGGTCGAGGAGCTGCTGGAGCGCCACGGGGCCTAGCTGATTCACCTGGCGGCGCTAGCTTGTCAGGATCGCCCGCGTCGCCCGGACGGATTCTCGGCCTTGTCTCGGCTCTCATCCTGGCCTCGCGCCAGCGCGGGCAGCTGTAACCTCCCAGGCCACCGCGATAGGATGGGGCAATGTACGCAATTGTTACCGTCACCGGCTCGGACCATCCGGGCATCGTCGCGGGCGTCACCTCGGCGCTTGCGGAGCACAAGGCCAACATCCTCGACATCTCCCAGACCCTCATGGGCGGGTTTTTCACGATGATCCTCCGCGTGGAGGTCTCCTCCTCCATCGACGAGCTCCAGGAGGGCCTGGCCGTCGTCGAGCGCGAGCAGGCTACCGTCATCCGGGTCCAGTCGGAGGACCTGTTCACCGCGATGAACGAACTGTAGGTGCGCCGTGACATTCCATTCGAGCCCGCAGTCCATCCTGTCCACGGTGGAGATGATCGAGAAGTACCGCCTGGACATCCGCACCGTCACGATGGGGATCTCCCTCCTTTCCTGCCGCCGCTCCACCATGGCAGAAACCTGCGATGCCATCTACGAGCGCATCACCACCCAAGCCGCCCGCCTCGTCGAGGTCGCCCAGGGCATCGAGCGCGAGCTGGGCATCCCGATCGTCAACAAGCGCGTCTCCGTCACCCCGATCGCCCTGATCGCGGCGGGCCTGGAGGGCGACGTCGCCGACATCGCCCACGCCCTCGACCGCGCCGGTAAAGCGGTGGGCGTCAACTTCATCGGCGGCTACTCGGCGCTGGTGGACAAGGGGATGAGCGACGCCGACCGCGCCCTCATCGCATCCCTCCCGCGAGCCCTGACCGACACCGACGTCGTGTGCGGATCGGTCAACGTCGCCTCCTCGCGAGCCGGGATCAACATGGAGGCCGTCGCCCAACTGGGCGAGGTCATCAAGGAGGCCGCGCGCCGCACCGCCGACCGCTCCGCGATCGCCTGCGCCAAGCTCGTCGTCTTCGCCAACGCGGTGGGCGACAACCCGTTCATGGCCGGCGCGTTCCACGGCGTCGAGGAGCCGGACACCGTCATCAACGTGGGCGTGTCCGGGCCCGGCGTCGTCGCCAATGCCATCGAACCCGCGCGCGGCGCCCCGCTCAACGAGATCGCCGAGGAGATCAAGAAGGCCGCCTTCA is part of the Trueperella abortisuis genome and harbors:
- a CDS encoding GntR family transcriptional regulator, translated to MEPKYSKVYDALVERIAQMSPGERLESEVKLASSFNVSPMTVRRALMLLSQNGLTIGIPGRGTFVTERASTPPASRRTPSPHEPCLAPAAPLTHAKLISAALEVADDAERELLRTTDEPFVARIQRAHYLDDAHTKLVGIEVGIVRADLFPGILGLDLSLDLADILAGDHWDHHRQLVTTRTIRATIATADEAAQLHLREPAALLNLETSFVDADGVTCAETVSKFIGDDVEFTA
- a CDS encoding alpha/beta hydrolase, whose product is MTSHGISYSVSGREERGVIVAFHGVTDNAASLSDLARHWNGEWKVYLVDTLGHGLSRQFDDAELADPFPAMVAAARSIVIEAARHSVSRKVVLMGHSLGGAIAVTIARDVPDLIQALVLEDPALLTDEQSKLYRDTAGDLVKRQELVTEHVGEAITELMKVYSAWPPSEYGAWAQGKTQVDRRFVATGVVGACGRKILADLTVPTLLVTGDRDDVLFGKAGQAQLEALGNSHISSILISDATHTVRRDQSEEFYRVVGAFLRRYGGRPAQPGAYIADELAGVIDATPAQDTEHYLQMRREGEQLLADVRPGEGIRAQDVVVEGGQTVRCLSGEGEPRAAVCSIHGGGYVAGAARYDDARNSELVELFGGAIVASPDYRLAPEHPWPAGAADCARALTYLARTYPDLPLYVYGDSAGAGLVQQAIELLANDGEQIRIERVILLEPCLEPGMATGSFATYAHGPIWTREASTAAWRHYLGDLRTTPPYVPSRRAAALMPPALVVVNPADPLRDEGIRLAKDLADAGVPVELHMFAGTFHGALSVPESHTWERVKATIRSFLATSINNSHTGM
- a CDS encoding sugar porter family MFS transporter, whose product is MSSNNRLLQIAGAAALGGFLFGFDVAVINGAIGSVSGPETGFGLASWETGVIVSIVSLGAAIGAAIAGGIANRIGRVKVMIAAAVLFAISALMSGLSFSFLALVVWRLVGGFGVGISAVIAPAYIAEIAPADKRGRLGTLQQLAIAFGIFGAFITNFILVKVTGSADAEAWFGLTTWRWMFISELLPALLYGGFVLFLPESPRYLVSIGEDAKAERVIVNVGSDGDPQGRIEEIRASLSDHRPRFADLRDEKYGLRPVVWVALAFAFLIQMAGINNVLLYATDLWTTVGFAGNLSVFIPVLTSVIGIVMTLVGMAVIDRIGRRPLLLWGAVGMFVAMVVAAVTFTQGTLTDAGTLDLSGAWAFVALVSVHLVYIIFCGTWGVVLWVFLGEIFPNQIRTAGLGLATAGNWIGGTLITFLFPVTKEYIGLSGTYFSYAVVAAILIWLVVKHIPETKGVELEEMTYDLKQGGSE
- a CDS encoding (4Fe-4S)-binding protein, whose product is MKEYKGKDIAIIWKPELCQHSTICWRTLPQVYNPKERPWIKPLNATTDELVAQINACPSGALSYRRLSEEEKATA
- the spxB gene encoding pyruvate oxidase codes for the protein MATINAGDAMMKVLHSWGVTRIYGLPGGSLDSTMNSIHNYRDTIRYVGVRHEEDGSLAAVAEAKLTGRIGVMLGSAGPGAAHLINGLYDAKIDSIPVLAIVGQVPTSNMNKDFFQEMPENPMFADVAVYNRTVMTPAQLPMVIDKAIAAAYEKRGPAVVVIPKDLAWAEVEDTYVSSAGVYREVAWERPAAHDDVVAAADLLIGARRPYIYFGQGAKGAADELRELSDLLQVPLGSTYLAKPILEGDEKAWMLSTGRVATKPGVDGAFHADAVVFIGTNFEFPMFNPKATFVDVNIRPSVIGDRHPAYLGILADAPTFLRQLLAEVKARKAAGEDLTSAHRDWYDAMVEDRAEWDAWIARNAERVEESPARFEAIYKVINEVAADDAVFGVDVGNVNIATGRFLDLGKGRTFVTSPLYATMGFGLPAGLAAGLSYPGREVWTLAGDGGAAMTITDLVAQREQGLGIINVVFTNKSLGFIEAEQDDTRQPHSGVALSDIDFAQVARGLGVKGYTARTAAEFARIADEVKGTKEPVLIDVKITNDRLLPVEKLAFAPQAARELLAQYDAAELTPVEELLERHGA
- a CDS encoding ACT domain-containing protein — encoded protein: MYAIVTVTGSDHPGIVAGVTSALAEHKANILDISQTLMGGFFTMILRVEVSSSIDELQEGLAVVEREQATVIRVQSEDLFTAMNEL
- a CDS encoding PFL family protein — its product is MTFHSSPQSILSTVEMIEKYRLDIRTVTMGISLLSCRRSTMAETCDAIYERITTQAARLVEVAQGIERELGIPIVNKRVSVTPIALIAAGLEGDVADIAHALDRAGKAVGVNFIGGYSALVDKGMSDADRALIASLPRALTDTDVVCGSVNVASSRAGINMEAVAQLGEVIKEAARRTADRSAIACAKLVVFANAVGDNPFMAGAFHGVEEPDTVINVGVSGPGVVANAIEPARGAPLNEIAEEIKKAAFKITRAGQLVGELAAKRLGVPFGIVDLSLAPTAEVGDSVAAILEAMGLEQVGAHGTTAALTLLNDAVKKGGMMACSRVGGLSGSFIPVSEDANMIDAVRAGTLSIEKLEAMTAICSVGLDMVAIPGDTPAAAIAGMIADEAAIGVMNHKTTAVRVIPAPGTVPGDEVDFGGLLGYAPVMPVRSVSSADFISRGGFIPAPVHGMRN